One window from the genome of Phaseolus vulgaris cultivar G19833 unplaced genomic scaffold, P. vulgaris v2.0 scaffold_12, whole genome shotgun sequence encodes:
- the LOC137816879 gene encoding uncharacterized protein — MEKGTTSSGGEAEAQYFCKDFHWEDLRAEVEANPSYAYHFESASSSSSSTPPESDVLAWKQFHLRHASGTFFKERRYLLKEFPELLSSPPNSKLLEVGCGNGSTALPILRANKDLTVYVCDCSDETLERAKEIISDASTSFQYRFRTFCCDISTNGFPTWLACYPCRDKFLQKQSYCLSDVREGNGLHFTNTYPSEDECCVGGVDFITLIFTLSAVPLDRMPKSVKECFFVLKPGGMVFFRDYGLYDMTMLRFEQDKRVGFREYMRSDGTRSYFFCLDAVRNLFLGAGFTELELEYCCVKSINRQKGKCMQRVWVHGKFQKPALRNE, encoded by the exons ATGGAGAAAGGGACAACGAGTAGTGGAGGAGAAGCAGAAGCACAATACTTCTGCAAGGACTTCCACTGGGAAGACCTACGAGCAGAGGTGGAAGCAAACCCTTCCTATGCCTACCACTTTGAATCCGCGTCTTCTTCCTCATCGTCAACTCCACCCGAATCAGACGTCCTAGCATGGAAGCAATTTCACCTTCGTCACGCATCTGGAACATTCTTCAAG GAAAGACGCTATTTGTTGAAGGAGTTCCCAGAACTACTCTCCTCTCCCCCAAACTCTAAGCTCTTGGAAGTTGGTTGCGGCAATGGCAGCACTGCTCTTCCTATTCTACg GGCCAACAAAGATTTGACTGTTTATGTATGCGACTGTAGTGATGAGACTCTTGAGAGGGCTAAAGAGATTATAAGTGATGCCTCAACATCCTTTCAGTATCGTTTCCGTACATTCTGTTGTGATATTTCCACCAATGGATTCCCAACCTGGTTGGCATGCTACCCTTGTCGAGATAAATTTTTACAAAAGCAGTCATACTGTTTGTCAG ATGTCAGAGAGGGTAATGGACTGCATTTTACCAATACATATCCATCAGAAGATGAATGTTGTGTTGGCGGAGTAGATTTTATAACATTG ATCTTCACACTATCAGCAGTACCCCTTGATAGGATGCCAAAATCTGTCAAAGAATGCTTTTTCGTGTTGAAGCCAGGAGGCATGGTTTTTTTTAGGGACTATG GCCTCTATGATATGACTATGCTTCGATTTGAGCAAGACAAGCGAGTGGGATTCAGGGAATACATGCGGTCAGATGGAACACGATCATATTTCTTTTGTTTAGATGCCGTCCGGAACCTATTTTTGGGTGCGGGCTTCACTGAG CTTGAGCTTGAATACTGTTGTGTTAAGTCTATAAATCGCCAGAAAGGGAAGTGCATGCAAAGAGTGTGGGTTCACGGTAAGTTCCAGAAGCCTGCACTGAGAAATGAATAA